The sequence ACCCCATGGCCCAGGCCGAAACGGCCAGGCTCAGTCAGCTCCAGGGTGAGCCCCTGGTCTCGCTGGCGCATTCGGACAGCCCTGGCTTTGCGGGCGAAATCATGCGCCTGTGCCAGCTGGAGGGCTTGGCACCCAAGGCGCTGTACGAGTCTTCGCATGCCCTCATCACCCTGCCCCTGGTGGCGGCCGGGCAAGGCATTGCCATCGTGCCGGAGTCCTACCGGCGCATCCAGCTGGACAAGCTCCGCTATCTGGAGCTGACCGACTCCGCCGGTGAGCCGTTGCGCTACCCCATTGCCATTGCGGCCCAGGAGCACTGCAGCAACCCCGCTGTGCGCTGGCTGGTAGAGGTGGCGCAGCAGGTGCTGGGCCAGGCCTCACCTGCCGCGCCACCGGGCGACTAAGCCTGTATTGGCATTAACGCCCGGGCTTCAGAATGGCGGCCCACTTGGCCTGCTCTTGCTTGACCCGTGCCTGAAAGGCCTCCTGCGAGGTATCGACAGGCTCGCTGCCGCGCGAGAAGACCTTGTCTTTGGCCGCATCGCTGCGTGCCACCTGGGTGATGGCCGCATTCAGGCGCTGCAGCACCGCATCGGGCGTGCCCGCCGGCGCGGCAATGCCCGACAGCGAACCACCTTCTATGCTTTTTCCCAGCACCTCTTTCACCGTGGGAATGTCGGGCTGGTCCGCCAAACGCCGTGCAGAGGTCACGGCAAAGGCGCGGATCTGCCGGCTCTTGATGAAAGACTGGGAGGTGGCGGCCGAGATGGCGGTGGCGTCAGCCGTTCCGCCCATTACCGCCGTCAGCGACTCCGTGCCGCTCTTGTAGGGCACATGCAGCCACTTTGTGTGGGTGGCCTGCTGCAGCAGCTGCAGGATTTGGTAGTTGTCCGAGCCCTCGCCCGCCGTGGCAAAGCTGATTTTCTCCTCGCCCTTGGCGGCGGCATCGATCACCGCCTGCAAGCTGGTGTAGGGGCTGTTTGCGCTGACCGCCAAAATATTGGGCGTGTTCGCCAGCATGGCGATATAGCTAAAGTCCCGCGACGGGTTGTAGGGCAGCTGGGGGTAGATATGCGGGTTCACCGCGAATATCCCGTTGGTGACCACCAGCAAGGTGTACCCATCAGGCTTTGATTTGGCGACCATGCCGGCCGCAATCGAACCGCCGGCCCCCGGGCGGTTTTCCACAATCACGGGCTGGCCCAGCTGCTTGCTGATGCCATCGGCAAACACCCGGGCGGTGGTGTCGGTCACGCCACCGGCCCCAAAGGGCACGATGAGGCGCAGGGGCTGCTGCGGCCAGGTCTCGGCGGCCTGGCTCCCCCAGCTGGCGGCGCCCAGCAAAACAGCCATGGCGGCGCGGCGAGGGATGCAGTGGGTGCGGTGGGTGAACTTCATTGTGTGGTCTCCATTTCAACAATTGTCTTTTGCAGCGCTGCACGCTGCTGCGCTGCCAGCGGCAGCAGCGGCGCACGCAGATGGCCTGCATCCACGCCCCGGATCTCCAGGCCGGCAGACACGGCGCGCGGCAGGCCGTAATCCAGCAGTTGGTTGAGCAAGGGCTCCTGGCGGCTGAGCCACAGGGCCGCGCCCTTCCAGTCCCCGGCCACCACGCAGCGGTAGAAATTCAGCACCTGGGCCGCGCAGACATTCGGCGCTGCAGTGCACCAGCCCTTGGCACCCGCCGCGAATCCGCTTTGGGCCATTTTGCTGACGCCGACAAAAATATCGACCTGGTCGCCACAGGCTTTGCGCAATGCCGGTATTTTTTCGGGATTGGGGCTGGCCTCTTTCACCATGGTGATATTCGGAATGCTGGTGATTTTCTGCAGCAGCTCCACCGACATATCCCAGCCCGTAGTAAATGGGTTGTTGTACGCCATAATGGGAATAGAAACCGATTCAGCCACCGCTTGAAAATACCGGAGCAGCTCGTTTTCGGTGAGCGTCCAATAGGTGCTGGGCAATAGCTGCAGCGCGGCGGCGCCTTGGGCCTCGGCAAACCGGGCGTGGCGAATGGTGTGCGTCGTGCTCAGGCTGGAAATGCCCACCAGCACGGGCACACGGCCTGCGGCCGCCTGCACCGTGGTGCAGACCACCTCGTCCCGCTCCGCATCGCTGAGATAAGGCAGGCAACCCACACTGCCCAAAGGCGCCACGCCATGCACGCCGGCATCGATCAGCCGATTTACATGCGCTGCCAGCAAGGCATTATCAATCTCGCCATTGGCCTTGCAAGGGCTCAGCAGATAACCAACGATTCCGGTGATTTTCATGGTATTCCTCAGAAATTGCTGGCAGCGTAATCGAAGGAATCCAGGCAGGCCAATATTATCGAAAGGGGTGACTGATATATTTGACGCATATGCACTCGGTGCGCCTTGGGTGATTCACATGCCCGCTCACCCCAAACAGGTGAAAACCCTTGCCACCACTGCAACAGGAGCACGGCCTGGCCGGGTACGCATGGCACATGGCCGCTGCTCCGCCACGCCTGCGGACGCGGCAGAGAACCGCAGAGCAGCGTCAGGCTTTGGCAACACCCCCACCGCCTGGCCGCAGTTCCTAAGAGAAAATCCATGCCATCCGCGATGGAAGGGCTTGGCCCGCGCTATCGCTTGCGGAGCACCTATCGCCCTTCACGCCTGCATCTGCAGCATGAAACACCTGCAAACCATGACGGCATGCGCGATAGCTGCTCCTGTTTTATTTTTTGAAAAAGTCCGCCTATGTCCTTGACCGTGAACCTGATCTACGCCCGCGCCGCCAACGGCGTCATCGGCAAGGACAACGCCATGCCCTGGCATCTGCCCGAGGACCTGGCCCACTTCAAGACGCTGACCCAGGGCCACCCCGTCGTCATGGGCCGCAAGACCTGGGATTCGCTGCCCCCGCGCTTTCGCCCGCTGCCGGGGCGCACCAATATCGTCGTCACCCGCCAGGCCAACTGGCAAGCCGACACGCAGCCCGACCCCGCCAATGCCACCACCGTACGCGCCAACAGCCTGGAGGCCGCCTTGCAAGAAGCCGCCCGCCACGGCAGCAACGTGTGGGTCATGGGGGGCGCGCAAATCTACGCCCAGGCCCTCCCCCTGGCCCAGCGCGTGGAAGTGACCATCATTCACCAGGACTTTGACGGCGACGCCCACGCCCCCACGCTGGGCGCGGAATGGGTGGAAGCGGCACGCAGCGACCATGTCAGCGCCAAGGGCCTGGCCTACAGCTTTGTGACCTACACCCGCCGCCAGGGCTGATGGCCGCGCCGCGCTGTCCTGAATGCACTGTTGCCTGTGGGCCGCAAAGCCCCGGCAGCCCAGTGTTATGCTGCATAGCAACATAATTCACCACATCACCGTCTGCCGTATCGTCCCATGAGCCTCATCCACACACTCCCAGCCGGCCCACTGGATGTCGTGGGCGATATCCATGGCGAGCTCACCGCCCTGCGCGAGCTGCTGCGCCACCTCGGCTATGACCGCTTTGGTGTGCACCCCGAGGGCCGCAAGCTGGTGTTTGTGGGCGATTTCTGCGACCGCGGCCCCGACAGCCCGGCCGTGCTGGAATGGGTGCAAAACTTGGTCCAGGCCGGCCATGCCTATGCCATCTTGGGCAACCACGAAATCAATCTGCTGCGTGAGGACCCCAAGGATGGGTCTGGCTGGTTCTTTGATGTGCGCTACCAGAGCGACCAGGTCAAATACGCCCCCTTCAACCGCCCAACCGAAGGCCAGCGCCAGCGCATTGTGGAGTTTCTGTCCACCCTGCCCCTGGGGCTGGAACGCGAAGACCTGCGCATCATCCACGCCGCCTGGGTTCAGCCCCAGGTAGAAGCAGCCCGTGCCATGCCGGCCGGCCAGGTGCGCCACGAATACGACCGCTGGGAGCTGGAAGCCGCCCGCATCGCCCGCGAGCGCTGCATTGCCGCCCGTATGCAGCAAGAGTGCCACGACTGGCCCCACAGCCTGGAAGACCACGAACAAAAGCCCCCGCTGCTGCCCGCCCATGCCGACCACGAACTGAACAAGGGCATGGTCAACCCCCTCAAGGTGCTCACCACCGGTGTGGAACGCGCGGCCCAGGCCCCGTTTTATGCGGGCGGCAAATGGCGTTTTGTGGAGCGCGTGGCCTGGTGGAACCAGTATGACGAGGGCGTGCCCGTCATCGTCGGCCATTACTGGCGCCGCCTGCATCCGCCGGAAAAACCCGTGCATGGCAAGCAAGAGGAAGAGCTGTTCGGCAGCACCGCGCCCACGGCCTGGCACGGCCTGCAGCGCAATGTGTTCTGCGTGGACTACTCCGTCGGCGGCCGCTGGGTGGCCCGCCGCGCCGGCGAGCCGCTGCAGTCCCGCTTCAAACTGGCCGCCCTGCGCTGGCCCGAGCGCCAGCTGGTGTTTGATGACGGCACCCAGCGGCCCACGCTGGAATTTCAGGCGACGGGCCATCCGGCCTGAGCCTGTACCAGGCTGCCGCGCGGCAGCAGGGCAAACACCGCCGTCAAAGCACGGTGCACCTCTTTCACAGGCCCTGCCCAAGCCTCCCACTCCCTCCGGCCTGCCTTGGCCCAGAGCTCCATGTCATGGACTGCACAGGGCCCGGGCATCTTGCCGGCAGCGCCCCTGGGGAGCACATCTTTGCTTGAACCCGGCGCACCCAGCCGCAGAACCGCATAAGACCTTCTTTGCGCCGAAAAACACACAGCGCATAGGTGGTGTTGGGCTTTTCTATATTGATTTTTTGTTAATCAAATGAATCTGCAATCAATGAATTGCATGAGATTGCATGCAATTCATGCAGGAATGAGCACTGAAATCAATATACATCCATACATATTCAAAAATACTTGATGATATTTTCAATACTTTAACAAAATATTATTCAGCTCTGCTACAAATTCTAGACAGGGTTAGTCCCAGTGCATAAAAAATGGACGAAAGAATAATATTCAAAAGCATATTAAATATTTTCTTATTATTTCATGATTAGATATCAAAATATTCGTCCTGTTTTTTGGTCATCCTGGATTTTTTCAAAATGAATTTTTCTTTTTCTTCTACATTATTTTTCTACGAACAATTGGGTTTTGAAACAAGCAACATTATGCGGCATAAAGAGTTTGCGAAACAAACCCCATGGTTTTCAGGATTTTTCATGATGATATTTTCACCATGGATAGAAATACTCATTTTTCAGCACGCTGTCAAAAGATTACCAAAAAATTCAAAGTGCATCGCTGGAGCACTTATACTTTTATCTCTCCAATCCCTTTTGGAATGGCCCATGGATTAAATTTGGCTTTTCTTCCTGCCTTAGCGGCTGGATTAACTTGGCCTCTTTTTATCAAATTCTAGATTCTCCGCAGGGAAAACCATTTCTTTACACATGGAAGCTTCACTTTATGCAAAACAGTTTTGCATTCTTTTCATGGATATATGATTAATAAATAAAGCATATGAATTGAGCGTAATCGCATAAATCAATGCATACATGTCATCCCCATATGGAAAACAAAACGCCTACGCTAACCATCAGAAAGTAACTGTAATTTTTATACAGGATAAATAAATGTGGCAAAACATAATCCAGTATTCGAAAAATTTAAGGTTAAACAATTATTCAATTATCAACATTAAAAAAATTCACCCTATTGCTCTTGTGATTTTGGCTTATTTTGCAATGAAATTAGCCTTTGCTTCTGCATTCTTCTTCTATGAGCAACTGGGTGTGGATGCCAACGGTGTAATGCAGTTTAGAGAATCTGACAAAAAACATCCTTGGGTAGCTGGGTTTTTTGTAGTTCTCTTAGCTCCATGGCTTGAAACTCTGATTCATCAACATGCAATCAAACGATTGTTCATCTGGTGGAAAATCACCAATTCAAGTATTTATATCTTTATTTCCGCCATATTGTTTGGCATAGCACATGGATCCAAATTGGCTTTCTTGCCTGCATTCATGGCAGGTGTGGTGCTTGCCACAGTTTATCAACTACGAGATCATCCACCAGGAAGACCATTTTTTTACACATGGATGGTTCATTTTATGAATAATGGTATTGCATTTTTCATATGGAAAACAACCTCTAATTAAAATGCAATTTATAGCCTTGAGCTCATGCCTGCCGAATTTAGCCCCGTCTTGACCACCAGCGATCAATTCACAATAAATCTCCAGCTCTGCAAGCGGTAGGCCTATGGGGCGTTTCTTGCCAGATCAACCAAGGATGCGATGGCGGCATGGACAGAAAGCGTCACAGGAACCTCGGTCAGGAAGCATGACAAACAAAACACCAACTGCAGCCCCTACCGCTCCCGCGTAGAGCACCACTGCACAGCAAAAACGCTGACCAGCACGACCACCAGCCCCAGCAGGGCCGTGCCCGTCATGGACTGACCCAGCAAGGCCCATCCCAGCACCACGGCGGACAGCGGGCTGAGCAGGCCCAGCGATGCCACGGCCACCGTGGGCAGACGGGCCACACCACGGAACCAGAGCGCATAGGCCAGCAAGGCGCCAGCCAGGCAGAGGTAGGCATAGGCGGCCCATTGCGTGGGGGTGAGCGCAGGCAAGGGGGCATCCACCCACCATGCCACCGGCAGCAGCATCAAGCCGCCCAGCAGCAGTTGCCAGCCCGTCAGCGCCAGCACGGGTAAATCCATGCGCCAACGGCGTGTGAGCCAGACACCGCAGGCCATGCAGGCTGCCCCCAGCAAGGCTGCAGCCATACCCACGGGCTCAAACACGGTTTGTGGTGACAGCAGCAGCACGGCCATGCCACAGACGCCCAGCAGCGCAAACCACAGGGTTGCGCTGCCAGGGGCACGGCGGTCTGCCACCCAGGCCAGCACCATCACCAGCAAGGGCTGTATGGCGCCCAGCACCGCAGCCAAACCACCCGGCAAGCGATAGGCCGCCACGAACAGCAGCGCCTGAAACACGCCGATGTTGAGGGCGCTGAGCACCAGCAGCCGCCACCAGGCGCTCCTGCCGGGCATATGCCGCGTTATCAAAAGCAATAGCAGGCCTGCAGGCAGCACCCGGATCAGTGCTGCGGTGAAGGGCCGATCCGGAGGGAGTAGCTCCGAGGTGACGATGTAGGTAGAGCCCCAGATGGCGGGAGCCAGCGCCGTCAGCAGGACGTCCCGCCAATAGTGCAGAGGGTTTGCAGCAGACATGTGTTATCTTCAATTCAAGATAACTTCACTGTGAAAGCAGATTATCTTGAAGTCAAGACAAAACTACAATCCACCCACGGAGCCAGCCCG comes from Comamonas sp. GB3 AK4-5 and encodes:
- a CDS encoding dihydrodipicolinate synthase family protein, with protein sequence MKITGIVGYLLSPCKANGEIDNALLAAHVNRLIDAGVHGVAPLGSVGCLPYLSDAERDEVVCTTVQAAAGRVPVLVGISSLSTTHTIRHARFAEAQGAAALQLLPSTYWTLTENELLRYFQAVAESVSIPIMAYNNPFTTGWDMSVELLQKITSIPNITMVKEASPNPEKIPALRKACGDQVDIFVGVSKMAQSGFAAGAKGWCTAAPNVCAAQVLNFYRCVVAGDWKGAALWLSRQEPLLNQLLDYGLPRAVSAGLEIRGVDAGHLRAPLLPLAAQQRAALQKTIVEMETTQ
- a CDS encoding type II CAAX prenyl endopeptidase Rce1 family protein, with amino-acid sequence MWQNIIQYSKNLRLNNYSIINIKKIHPIALVILAYFAMKLAFASAFFFYEQLGVDANGVMQFRESDKKHPWVAGFFVVLLAPWLETLIHQHAIKRLFIWWKITNSSIYIFISAILFGIAHGSKLAFLPAFMAGVVLATVYQLRDHPPGRPFFYTWMVHFMNNGIAFFIWKTTSN
- a CDS encoding metallophosphoesterase, producing the protein MSLIHTLPAGPLDVVGDIHGELTALRELLRHLGYDRFGVHPEGRKLVFVGDFCDRGPDSPAVLEWVQNLVQAGHAYAILGNHEINLLREDPKDGSGWFFDVRYQSDQVKYAPFNRPTEGQRQRIVEFLSTLPLGLEREDLRIIHAAWVQPQVEAARAMPAGQVRHEYDRWELEAARIARERCIAARMQQECHDWPHSLEDHEQKPPLLPAHADHELNKGMVNPLKVLTTGVERAAQAPFYAGGKWRFVERVAWWNQYDEGVPVIVGHYWRRLHPPEKPVHGKQEEELFGSTAPTAWHGLQRNVFCVDYSVGGRWVARRAGEPLQSRFKLAALRWPERQLVFDDGTQRPTLEFQATGHPA
- a CDS encoding EamA family transporter; the protein is MSAANPLHYWRDVLLTALAPAIWGSTYIVTSELLPPDRPFTAALIRVLPAGLLLLLITRHMPGRSAWWRLLVLSALNIGVFQALLFVAAYRLPGGLAAVLGAIQPLLVMVLAWVADRRAPGSATLWFALLGVCGMAVLLLSPQTVFEPVGMAAALLGAACMACGVWLTRRWRMDLPVLALTGWQLLLGGLMLLPVAWWVDAPLPALTPTQWAAYAYLCLAGALLAYALWFRGVARLPTVAVASLGLLSPLSAVVLGWALLGQSMTGTALLGLVVVLVSVFAVQWCSTRER
- a CDS encoding dihydrofolate reductase, with translation MSLTVNLIYARAANGVIGKDNAMPWHLPEDLAHFKTLTQGHPVVMGRKTWDSLPPRFRPLPGRTNIVVTRQANWQADTQPDPANATTVRANSLEAALQEAARHGSNVWVMGGAQIYAQALPLAQRVEVTIIHQDFDGDAHAPTLGAEWVEAARSDHVSAKGLAYSFVTYTRRQG
- a CDS encoding Bug family tripartite tricarboxylate transporter substrate binding protein yields the protein MKFTHRTHCIPRRAAMAVLLGAASWGSQAAETWPQQPLRLIVPFGAGGVTDTTARVFADGISKQLGQPVIVENRPGAGGSIAAGMVAKSKPDGYTLLVVTNGIFAVNPHIYPQLPYNPSRDFSYIAMLANTPNILAVSANSPYTSLQAVIDAAAKGEEKISFATAGEGSDNYQILQLLQQATHTKWLHVPYKSGTESLTAVMGGTADATAISAATSQSFIKSRQIRAFAVTSARRLADQPDIPTVKEVLGKSIEGGSLSGIAAPAGTPDAVLQRLNAAITQVARSDAAKDKVFSRGSEPVDTSQEAFQARVKQEQAKWAAILKPGR